One Dictyostelium discoideum AX4 chromosome 3 chromosome, whole genome shotgun sequence genomic region harbors:
- a CDS encoding cation diffusion facilitator family protein (Similar to CDF), which translates to MYNKNNNNNNIIDDNDYDDDDDDYNYYNNNNYDYNENLISKDTKKQKDLEKEPLSKSIAFISIGTLTLLYVIVELGAALYVGSLTLLSDGFHNLSDVVSLVIAWWAQKAAKRDSDNFMSYGWARAEILGGLTNGCFLLSMSLYVALEAIPRFIRPEPMESGLIFMIVAGSGLAINILGTIVFACTGMSHAHSHGGGGHSHGGGGGHSHGAEKEKKKEKHGHSHDGADKEKKKEKHGHGHSHSTATTAVGINSEEHNHDDHDHHDHSEESHGHSHGGEKKKEKKHGHSHSHGGGAAEGININDEHDHDHEGHHDHSEENHGHSHGGSEKKKEKHGHGHSHDGGVEKKKEKHGHSHDGVEKKKKKKKSSGTCLGMDLNMFGVFLHFLGDAISSLFVLITGAVIHFTHGKWTEYIDPAVSLIIVIMIAATSAPLVKRCSMILLQKVPDDIDLDSIRYKIAKVEGVVSQHDLHVWQLVDGMTIASVHVGIEQGREFQSIASKLRKIFHKEGIHSTSIQPEFLPINSFTGGATSDPNFCIQNCVDDCEEEWCCKKSADRIRMRNFNSKNSNIVDINDI; encoded by the coding sequence gtaAAGATACAAAGAAACAAAAAGATTTAGAGAAAGAACCATTAAGTAAATCAATTGCATTTATTTCTATTGGTACATTGACATTGTTATATGTTATTGTTGAATTAGGGGCAGCATTATATGTTGGATCATTAACATTGTTATCGGATGGATTTCACAATTTATCAGATGTAGTTTCATTAGTTATTGCATGGTGGGCACAAAAAGCAGCAAAGAGAGACTCTGATAATTTCATGTCTTATGGTTGGGCACGTGCTGAAATCTTAGGTGGTTTAACAAACGGTTGCTTTTTACTATCGATGAGTCTTTATGTTGCATTGGAGGCAATTCCACGTTTCATCAGACCTGAGCCAATGGAAAGTGGTCTAATCTTTATGATTGTTGCAGGTTCTGGTTTagcaattaatattttaggTACTATAGTATTTGCATGTACTGGTATGTCTCATGCTCATTCACACGGTGGTGGTGGTCATTCACATGGCGGAGGTGGTGGTCATTCACATGGTGCtgagaaagagaaaaagaaagaaaagcaTGGCCATTCACATGATGGTGCAGacaaagagaaaaagaaagaaaaacaTGGTCATGGCCATTCACATAGTACCGCTACCACTGCTGTAGGTATTAATAGCGAAGAACATAATCATGACGACCACGATCACCATGACCATTCCGAAGAGAGTCATGGTCATTCACATGGTGGTGAaaagaagaaagaaaagaaacaTGGTCACAGTCATTCACATGGTGGTGGTGCTGCTGAAGgtataaatattaatgatgaGCATGACCATGATCACGAAGGTCATCATGATCATTCAGAGGAAAATCATGGTCATTCACATGGTGGTtcagagaaaaagaaagaaaagcaTGGCCATGGTCATTCACATGATGGTGGTgtagagaaaaagaaagaaaaacaTGGTCATTCACATGATGGTgtagagaaaaagaaaaagaaaaagaaatcaagTGGTACATGTTTGGGAATGGATTTAAATATGTTTGGTGTTTTCCTTCACTTTTTGGGTGATGCAATCTCATCGTTATTCGTATTGATTACCGGTGCAGTTATTCATTTCACCCATGGTAAATGGACAGAATATATTGATCCAGCAGTTTCAttgattattgttattatgaTCGCAGCCACATCAGCACCATTGGTGAAGAGATGttcaatgattttattacAAAAGGTACCGGATGATATCGATTTGGATTCAATTCGTTACAAGATCGCAAAAGTTGAAGGTGTCGTTAGTCAGCATGATCTTCACGTTTGGCAATTGGTTGATGGTATGACCATCGCTTCAGTCCATGTCGGTATTGAACAAGGTAGAGAATTCCAATCAATCGCTTCCAAATTAAGAAAAATTTTCCACAAAGAAGGTATTCACTCAACTTCAATTCAACCAGAATTCTTACCAATTAATTCTTTCACTGGTGGTGCCACTTCTGATCCAAACTTTTGTATTCAAAATTGTGTTGACGATTGTGAAGAAGAATGGTGTTGTAAAAAATCTGCTGATCGTATTAGAATgagaaattttaattcaaaaaattcaaacatTGTTGATATAAATGACATTTAA
- a CDS encoding beta-lactamase family protein gives MTEILSKEILKDINEFIEFQIKDKSIPCISVSVVARDDSSKKKECHNLFKKIFHHKDIKTPIPTLDKTLFRVASVSKLFTYVAILQLVDKGLLSLEDPVTKYIPDFHPKNPQSTTYSNKKEFEPDLYKKITVFNLIRHTSGLIREPIEGNYFNEIQSDLITLVKTMNESSLVSEPWTEHKYSNAAVAIAGYIVEVVSGETFPDYVEKNILKPLGMLNSTFKNEYAYTEVKDENQLRTATGHMWRYWDETTTDLSVYKEAPLTYFGMFPAAGLATTVDDISKFLQFFLQDGKPLLKYDTFVQFLTQQPLKAPIKPENIDTLEFPYVYNESAVAQTPTSTGTSSYGLGVEITNFFGYQIARHGGAVNGFATDFRVLPELGLGIFTCSTLDVCNAVSQQISEYITCQLASSFVKETHSLVSLNKVSLNKTLESIENRKQFLNSTLLATEIPDSLYDNISGYWYLPTSEQQQEEETFNDNDYVQIMKSYNGMVYSKDVVLSKLALLPIDKKTGEQLIITADRMSCGQVMLKIPKDFNFNDKEEAKKLKLKDKYTRDSEEAQHSLIYCKYKPLPLKSEITIQPPLTEEFKDLIGFYSARDHMAIIFEENGHLNFNIEWLFNYKMKFLSAVQQGDTSIVHFLLSPTAMYNNEIISFHMKNGVPLFLSLSGIKFKFQSMSTQQQQQQPGVYPKDICSKALAESFNTPFPFEDENARINHNLVDLSSISPTLKFDIKYATTDNFTGIQLYKQAKAFLNKDAAKCLLSAHNWLVENWNVGIIVFDSYRPWNITWTMAESVIPEFRGLYVAPPTKGSVHNRGGALDISLYDLSNGKVIEMVGDFDEFSIRSHRSYFGGSELQRWYRKLLTIALINNNFRPNEHEWWHFDIIVDKPLAVLNLQFDQIN, from the exons atgaccgaaattttatcaaaagaaattttaaaagatattaatgagtttattgaatttcaaattaaagataaatcaaTTCCATGTATATCAGTATCAGTGGTTGCAAGGGATGATAGTagtaaaaagaaagaatgtcataacctttttaaaaagatttttcatcataaagatattaaaacaCCAATTCCAACATTAgataaaacattatttaGAGTTGCATcagtttcaaaattattcaCATATGTTGCAATACTTCAACTTGTTGATAAAGGTTTACTATCACTTGAAGATCCAGTAACTAAATATATACCTGATTTTCATCCAAAAAATCCACAATCAACAacttattcaaataaaaaagaatttgaacCTGATCTTTATAAGAAAATTacagtttttaatttaattagacATACATCTG gaTTAATTAGAGAACCAATTGAaggtaattattttaatgaaattcaaaGTGATTTAATTACATTAGTTAAAACAATGAATGAATCATCATTGGTTAGTGAACCATGGACAGAacataaatattcaaatgcAGCAGTCGCAATTGCAGGTTAtattgttgaagttgttagTGGTGAAACATTTCCAGATTATGTTGaaaagaatattttaaaaccatTGGGTATGTTAAATTCTACATTTAAGAATGAATATGCTTATACAGAAGTAAAAgatgaaaatcaattaagAACAGCCACTGGACATATGTGGAGATATTGGGATGAGACTACAACCGATTTATCAGTTTATAAAGAAGCACCATTAACTTATTTTGGTATGTTTCCAGCCGCTGGTCTTGCAACAACTGTTGATGATATTTCCAAGTTTTTACAATTCTTTTTACAAGATGgtaaaccattattaaagTATGATACTTTTGTTCAATTCCTAACTCAACAACCATTAAAGGCACCAATAAAACCAGAGAATATAGATACTTTGGAATTCCCATACGTTTACAACGAAAGTGCAGTTGCCCaaacaccaacatcaactGGTACCTCAAGTTATGGTCTTGGTGTTGAAATTACTAATTTCTTTGGATACCAAATCGCAAGACATGGTGGTGCTGTCAATGGTTTTGCAACTGATTTTCGCGTATTACCAGAATTGGGTTTAGGTATATTCACTTGTTCAACTTTGGATGTATGTAATGCAGTATCACAACAAATCTCTGAATATATCACATGTCAATTGGCTAGTAGTTTTGTAAAGGAAACTCATAGTTTggtttcattaaataaagtttcactaaataaaactttagaatcaattgaaaatagaaaacaatttttaaattcaacttTACTTGCAACTGAAATTCCAGATTCACTATATGATAATATTTCAGGTTATTGGTATTTACCAACAagtgaacaacaacaagaagaagaaacaTTCAATGATAATGACTATGTTCAAATTATGAAATCTTATAATGGTATGGTTTATAGTAAAGATGTTGTATTATCAAAGTTGgcattattaccaattgataaaaagaCAGGTGAACAATTAATCATTACAGCTGATAGAATGTCATGTGGTCAAGTGATGTTAAAAATTCCAAAggatttcaatttcaatgataaagaagaagcaaaaaaattgaaattaaaggaTAAATACACCCGTGATTCTGAAGAGGCTCAACATAGTTTAATCTATTGTAAATATAAACCATTACCATTGAAATCTGAAATTACAATTCAACCACCTTTAACAGAGgaatttaaagatttgaTTGGATTTTATTCAGCTCGTGATCATATGGCAATTATTTTTGAAGAGAACGGtcatttaaatttcaatattgaatggttattcaattataaaatgaaatttttatcaGCAGTACAACAAGGTGATACCTCAATTGTTCACTTTTTACTCTCACCAACTGCAAtgtataataatgaaatcattTCATTCCATATGAAAAATGGTGTACCACTATTCTTATCACTTAGtggtattaaatttaaatttcaatcaatgtcaactcaacaacaacaacaacaaccaggTGTTTATCCAAAAGATATATGTTCAAAAGCATTAGCTGAATCATTTAATACTCCATTCCCATTTGAGGATGAAAATGCAAGAATCAATCATAATTTAGTAGATTTATCAAGCATATCACCAACTCttaaatttgatattaaatatGCAACCACTGATAACTTTACAGGTATTCAACTTTATAAACAAGCAAaagcatttttaaataaagatgcTGCTAAATGTTTATTATCAGCTCATAATTGGTTAGTAGAGAATTGGAATGTTGGTATTATAGTTTTCGATTCCTATAGACCATGGAATATCACATGGACAATGGCAGAATCGGTTATACCAGAATTTAGAGGTCTATATGTTGCACCACCAACCAAAGGTTCAGTTCATAATCGTGGTGGTGCACTTGATATCTCATTAtatgatttatcaaatggTAAAGTAATTGAAATGGTTGGTGATTTCGATGAATTTAGTATTCGTTCTCATCGTTCTTATTTTGGTGGTTCAGAACTTCAACGTTGGTATAGAAAACTTTTAACAATTGCattaatcaataataatttcagaCCAAATGAACACGAATGGTGGCATTTTGATATAATTGTTGATAAACCATTAgcagttttaaatttacaatttgatcaaattaattaa